The window CGGGTCGACGTCCCAGGCCGGGCAGGTCATGCGCCCGAGGATGCCGCCGATTCGCGACCAGGCCAACCCCTTGACGCGATCTCGAGGCCCGTCCTTGACACGACCGCGGACCTCGGCCGAGGTTTGCCTTTCCCCCGCACTCGACCGAAGGGGCCCTCCTCGTGAGCGCCAAGCCGTTCGCCTCCTCCGCCGACCTGGCCGCGAAGACCGAGACGCTGGAGGTCCTGGCGGACGGGGTCTACGCCCTCACCGCCGAGGGTGATCCCAACGTCGGGGCGATCGAGGGCGAGGACTTCCTCGTCGCGTTCGAGGCCCGGGCGACACCGGCCGCCGCGCGCGACTGGCTGGCCCGCTTGCGCGACCACACCGACAAGCCCGTCCGGTACCTGGTGCTCAGTCACTACCACGCGGTGCGGGTCCTCGGCGCGAGCGCGTTCGACGCCGAGGTGATCGTCGCGCACGAGAACACGCGGAAGCTGATCGCCGAGCGCGGACAGGAGGACTGGGACTCCGAGTACGGCCGAATGCCCCGCCTCTTCAAAGAACCGGAGGAGATCCCCGGCTTGACCTGGCCGACGCTCACCTTCTCGGACCGGCTGACCATCGACCTCGGCGGCGACCGCGGCCACGTCGTCCTGCAGTACTGCGGACGCGGACACACGGCCGGGGACATCGTCGCGTGGATCCCGCGGGAGCGGATTCTGTTCGCCGGCGACCTCGTCGAGGCGCAGGCCGCGCTCTACACCGGCGACGCGTTCCACACCGACTGGTCGACCGGGACGCTCGACCGCGTCGCCGGCTTCGGCGCCGAGGCGGTCGTCGGCGGTCGCGGTGCGGTGCCGCGCGGCCGGGACGCGGTCACCGCGGCGATCGAGCAGACCCGCGACTTCCTGCTCGTGATGCGGGAGAAGGTCGGCGCGGTCCACGCCCGCGGCGGCACCCTGCGCGAGGCCTTCGCCGACACCCACGCCGCCCTCGCCCCGCAGTACGGCGCGTGGCCGATCTTCGAGCACTGCCTGCCGTTCAACGTCCAGCGCCTGTGGGACGAATTCGACGGCGTAAACTGGCCCCGCGTCTGGACGGCCGAGCGCGACCGCGAGGTCTGGGACCAACTCCAGGGCGAGGCGTGAACTCACCCGGCGGGGTGGTGGTCGTCGGCAACGGGCCGGTCGGCCAGACGACGGCCCTGCTGCTCGCGCGGTGGGGCATCCCGGTGCTGCTGCTCGACGCCCGTCCCGAGCGTGACGCAGTCGGGTCGAAGGCGATCTGCCAGCAGCGCGACGTGCTCGACATCTGGGCCTGTGTCGGGGGTGAGGCGATCGCCGCGGAGGGCCTGACCTGGACCACCGCGCGCACCTTTCACCGCGACGCGGAACTGCACGCCTGGTCGTTCGTCGACAACGGCTCGTCCCCGCTGCCGCCGTTCGTGAACATCGGCCAGGACCGGACCGAGGAGATTCTCGACGAACTGATCGACCGTCAGGAACTGATCGAGGTCCGCTGGGGGTACGCGGTCACCGGGTTGCGGCAGTCCGACGAGAGCGTCACGCTCACCTGCGTGAGCGAGGTCGGGCGCAGCGAGATCGAGGTCGACCACGTCGTGATCGCCGCCGGGGCCCGGGCGACCGCCCTGCGCGAGGCGCTCGGCGTCCGGTTCGAGGGCGAGAGCTTCGACGACCGGTTCCTGATCTGCGACGTCCGCGCCGACCTGCCCGGGTGGGAGTCCGAGCGCCGGTTCTGGTTCGACCCGCCGTGGAACCCGGACCGGCAGGTGCTGATCCATCCCTGTCCCGGCGGCCGGTTCCGCATCGACTGGCAGGTCCCGGACGACTTCGACCTCGACGCCGAGCTCGCGAGCGGCGGCCTCGAGCGGCGGATCCGGCAGATCCTCGGCGAGACGCCGTACGAGCTGATCTGGACGACGGTCTACCGCTTCCACTCCCGGCTGGCCGACCGGATGCGGGTGGGCCGCGTCCTGCTCGCGGGCGACGCCGCGCACCTGGTCGCCCCGTTCGGCGCGCGCGGACTGAACTCCGGCGTCGCCGACGCCGAGAACGCGGCGTGGAAGCTCGCCGCGGTGCTGCACGAGTGGGCGCCGGTCGAGCTGCTGGAGACCTACCACGACGAGCGGCATGCGGCCGCGGCCGAGAATCTGGAGATCACCGCGGCGACGATGCGCTTCCTCGTCCCGTCCGACGCCGACGGGTGGGAACGCCGTCGCGTCCTGCTCGAGGCCGCCCGCACCGACCCGGCCCGCCGCGCCGAGATCGACTCCGGCCGCTTCGCCGAGCCGTACTGGTACGTCGACTCACCGTTGACCACACCGGACCCGACCCGCCCCTTCGGCGGGCGGCCGGCCAAGGGCCACGCCCCTCTGCCCGGGCCCGGCGTCCTCGTCCCCGACGTGCCGGTGGGCATCCCGACCCGCCCCGCGGTGACCCGGTTCCGTCAGCTGGTCCGCGACGGCTTCCTGATCCTGACGGTGGATCAGAGCCTCGACCAGCAAGTCGTGTCGGCCGCGGTCGAGGCCCCCGTCCGGGTCCTCGCCGCCACGGACCTCACCGGCGGCGACGCCGTCCTCGCTGCTCTCGGCGCGAAACCCGGCGAGGCGTGGGTGATCCGCCCCGACGGCCACGTCGCCGCCGTCGTCCCCGCGGCCGTCGACGCCGTCACCCCGGCGGTGCGCCGCGCGCTCGCCCTCCCGGAATCCCCGTAACGTCAGCGAAAGCGCGCGCTATAGCGCTCGATCTCGCTGACGTCAGGAGTCAGTCCAGCGCGCGGAGGTGGCTG of the Sporichthya polymorpha DSM 43042 genome contains:
- a CDS encoding FAD-dependent monooxygenase; the protein is MNSPGGVVVVGNGPVGQTTALLLARWGIPVLLLDARPERDAVGSKAICQQRDVLDIWACVGGEAIAAEGLTWTTARTFHRDAELHAWSFVDNGSSPLPPFVNIGQDRTEEILDELIDRQELIEVRWGYAVTGLRQSDESVTLTCVSEVGRSEIEVDHVVIAAGARATALREALGVRFEGESFDDRFLICDVRADLPGWESERRFWFDPPWNPDRQVLIHPCPGGRFRIDWQVPDDFDLDAELASGGLERRIRQILGETPYELIWTTVYRFHSRLADRMRVGRVLLAGDAAHLVAPFGARGLNSGVADAENAAWKLAAVLHEWAPVELLETYHDERHAAAAENLEITAATMRFLVPSDADGWERRRVLLEAARTDPARRAEIDSGRFAEPYWYVDSPLTTPDPTRPFGGRPAKGHAPLPGPGVLVPDVPVGIPTRPAVTRFRQLVRDGFLILTVDQSLDQQVVSAAVEAPVRVLAATDLTGGDAVLAALGAKPGEAWVIRPDGHVAAVVPAAVDAVTPAVRRALALPESP
- a CDS encoding MBL fold metallo-hydrolase, which gives rise to MSAKPFASSADLAAKTETLEVLADGVYALTAEGDPNVGAIEGEDFLVAFEARATPAAARDWLARLRDHTDKPVRYLVLSHYHAVRVLGASAFDAEVIVAHENTRKLIAERGQEDWDSEYGRMPRLFKEPEEIPGLTWPTLTFSDRLTIDLGGDRGHVVLQYCGRGHTAGDIVAWIPRERILFAGDLVEAQAALYTGDAFHTDWSTGTLDRVAGFGAEAVVGGRGAVPRGRDAVTAAIEQTRDFLLVMREKVGAVHARGGTLREAFADTHAALAPQYGAWPIFEHCLPFNVQRLWDEFDGVNWPRVWTAERDREVWDQLQGEA